One Sediminicola sp. YIK13 DNA segment encodes these proteins:
- a CDS encoding general secretion pathway protein GspG: MNYLKRVPAINLQEMLIVLAIIGILLLLALPNLMPLITKAKSVEAQIQLKALYNAQTTYRYMNSKYSVDVNELDFEAPKTVKENGTSNYIYQIISADNATFKARAEAITDFDGDGVLNVWEIDEEGNPKQIIKD, translated from the coding sequence ATGAATTATTTAAAAAGAGTCCCCGCCATTAACCTACAGGAAATGTTGATTGTACTCGCCATTATAGGAATATTACTTTTATTAGCATTGCCCAATTTAATGCCTTTAATAACAAAGGCTAAAAGTGTGGAGGCCCAGATTCAGCTTAAAGCATTGTACAATGCACAAACCACATACAGATATATGAACAGTAAGTACAGTGTGGATGTAAATGAACTGGATTTCGAAGCACCTAAAACTGTTAAGGAGAATGGAACTTCAAACTACATATACCAGATTATAAGTGCGGATAACGCAACTTTCAAAGCTAGGGCAGAGGCTATAACAGATTTTGATGGAGATGGTGTACTCAACGTCTGGGAAATTGATGAAGAAGGTAACCCTAAACAAATAATAAAGGATTGA
- a CDS encoding tail fiber protein, with amino-acid sequence MKLNISVIIFLLIILNGTAQEYPVLQSSNKINNSPWYGLGLSNLNLPSAGANAVQVAGYYGLIFKTKFGSLNIHENGKIGIGTTNPKANLHVEGRTAVGLNGVLNLDWTHEANWGGSSNKWAGYIGFNASRNSDDAKDYYSGSNRYTSKGVLEGSNYGFRWLYRNHEGYDSDGQHVLSEFMRLTNNGDLGIGTASPDSRLTVKGIIHAEEVKVDLSVPVPDYVFKEGYDLMSLEEIQKFIHQYGHLPKIPSAKEMEGNGVELGVMNMRLLEKIEELTLHIIEQEKRIKKLEDEK; translated from the coding sequence ATGAAATTGAATATTAGTGTCATTATTTTTCTCTTGATTATTTTAAACGGTACTGCCCAAGAGTATCCTGTTCTTCAGTCCAGTAATAAAATTAATAATAGTCCTTGGTATGGATTAGGACTTAGTAATTTAAACCTGCCTAGTGCTGGGGCAAACGCTGTTCAGGTTGCTGGCTATTATGGATTGATTTTTAAGACCAAATTTGGGAGTTTAAACATTCATGAAAATGGAAAGATTGGAATAGGAACTACAAATCCTAAGGCTAATTTACACGTTGAGGGTAGAACGGCAGTAGGGTTGAATGGTGTTTTAAATTTGGACTGGACACATGAGGCTAATTGGGGTGGGAGTTCTAATAAATGGGCTGGTTACATTGGTTTTAATGCCTCTAGAAATAGTGATGATGCAAAAGATTATTATTCTGGTTCCAATCGATATACTAGTAAAGGTGTTTTAGAAGGCTCCAATTATGGTTTTCGATGGTTATATAGAAACCATGAGGGCTATGACTCAGATGGACAACATGTACTTAGCGAGTTCATGCGTTTAACCAATAATGGTGATTTGGGAATAGGCACTGCTTCACCAGATTCCAGACTTACCGTAAAAGGTATAATCCACGCGGAAGAGGTTAAAGTTGATCTTTCTGTTCCTGTACCTGATTATGTTTTTAAAGAAGGATATGATCTAATGTCTTTGGAAGAAATCCAAAAGTTTATCCATCAATATGGACACTTACCAAAAATCCCCTCGGCAAAAGAAATGGAAGGCAACGGGGTTGAGCTTGGGGTGATGAATATGAGATTGTTAGAGAAGATAGAGGAGTTAACCTTGCATATAATAGAGCAGGAAAAGAGGATAAAAAAACTAGAAGATGAGAAATAG
- a CDS encoding tail fiber protein: MRNSLAFLVIGLFSICLNAQAIVANPQNGGGEGGELILMNGNSTYNQWNIDNYYGSLRFFHSGTVFSNFSPSGDLSLAKNLIINGNLGLGTGVPTHRLDVIGGVKADYLSLSNENTIRKSGFGFGIHSERGFLFRQSWTADIGDYVEINNLNAVGGGTRADYVLRISGRDGFQFMPRNIEAMRITKDGDIGIGTSSPDSKLTVKGNIHAEEIKVDLSVPAPDYVFKEGYDLMSLKETQKFIKINGHLPKIPSAKEMEENGVELGVMNMKLLEKIEELVLYTLEQYKEIEFLKKQLKKIDELDIKLNILLENNEK; encoded by the coding sequence ATGAGAAATAGTTTAGCATTTTTAGTAATTGGTCTATTTTCCATTTGCTTGAATGCACAGGCAATAGTGGCAAACCCTCAGAATGGTGGGGGGGAAGGTGGAGAACTCATATTAATGAACGGTAATTCAACGTATAACCAATGGAATATTGATAATTATTATGGCAGTCTACGTTTTTTTCATAGTGGCACGGTCTTTTCCAATTTTAGCCCTAGTGGAGACTTAAGTCTTGCAAAAAACTTAATCATTAATGGAAATCTTGGATTAGGGACTGGCGTGCCCACACATCGGCTTGATGTTATTGGTGGTGTTAAAGCCGATTATTTGTCACTTAGTAATGAAAATACGATACGTAAATCAGGATTTGGGTTTGGAATTCATTCCGAAAGGGGATTCCTGTTCCGTCAATCTTGGACCGCTGATATAGGAGATTACGTGGAGATAAATAATTTAAATGCAGTAGGAGGAGGCACTAGAGCAGATTATGTGTTGAGAATAAGTGGGAGAGATGGTTTTCAATTTATGCCAAGAAATATAGAGGCAATGAGAATAACAAAAGACGGTGACATAGGAATAGGAACTAGTTCACCAGACTCAAAATTGACCGTAAAAGGAAATATCCACGCAGAAGAGATTAAAGTTGACCTTTCTGTTCCTGCCCCTGATTACGTTTTTAAAGAAGGATATGATTTAATGTCCTTAAAGGAAACTCAGAAATTCATAAAAATTAATGGGCACTTGCCTAAAATTCCTTCTGCAAAAGAAATGGAAGAAAATGGGGTAGAACTTGGGGTAATGAATATGAAGTTGTTAGAGAAGATTGAGGAGTTAGTTCTGTACACATTGGAGCAATATAAAGAAATTGAGTTTCTCAAAAAGCAACTTAAAAAAATAGATGAACTGGATATAAAGTTAAATATTTTATTAGAAAATAATGAAAAGTAA
- a CDS encoding tail fiber protein gives MKSKYLSFSLCLFVFYLGYSTDYDWNVYNTGSNPGERIVAVIDAGTLGNYDGVGITGEVIDHNGNWGYNYPREVKFTAFIKFSSGLSYGIIQDEVTKYITLRLRKISNSKFHLTANMPFSHTAASVIFNKGIGSATVTMGDPNINDSQGDLVLSEPSYKTLFSQDFGKGNIGIGTTAPDSKLTVKGNIHAEEVKVDLSVPGPDYVFKEDYHLRSLGETQKFINEHRHLPNIPSAKEMEENGIELGVMNMKLLEKIEELMLYTIQQQKLIEEQAKEIEILKTLENRIQFLEKKQKKTNY, from the coding sequence ATGAAAAGTAAGTATTTAAGTTTTAGCCTTTGTCTATTTGTTTTTTACTTAGGTTATTCGACGGATTATGATTGGAACGTTTATAATACAGGTTCCAATCCAGGTGAAAGAATAGTCGCAGTTATTGATGCAGGAACTTTAGGTAATTATGATGGAGTTGGGATTACTGGAGAAGTAATAGATCATAATGGAAATTGGGGATATAATTATCCAAGGGAAGTTAAATTTACTGCATTTATAAAATTTTCAAGTGGCTTATCCTATGGTATTATTCAAGATGAAGTTACCAAATACATAACATTAAGACTTCGAAAAATATCCAATTCCAAATTTCATCTTACTGCCAACATGCCCTTCAGTCATACAGCGGCAAGTGTAATCTTCAATAAAGGAATTGGATCCGCTACTGTTACTATGGGTGATCCAAATATTAATGATTCCCAAGGAGACTTGGTACTATCTGAACCCAGTTACAAAACCTTGTTTTCGCAGGATTTTGGAAAAGGAAATATAGGAATAGGCACTACTGCACCAGATTCCAAACTTACAGTGAAAGGGAACATCCATGCAGAGGAGGTTAAGGTTGACCTTTCTGTTCCTGGTCCAGATTATGTATTCAAAGAGGACTACCATCTTAGATCGTTAGGGGAAACCCAAAAGTTCATCAACGAGCATAGGCATTTGCCAAATATTCCATCTGCCAAGGAAATGGAAGAAAATGGGATAGAACTCGGGGTGATGAACATGAAGTTGTTGGAGAAAATAGAAGAGTTAATGTTGTATACAATTCAACAGCAAAAATTAATAGAAGAACAAGCGAAAGAAATAGAAATATTAAAAACGTTAGAGAATAGAATTCAATTCCTTGAAAAAAAGCAAAAAAAAACAAATTACTAG
- a CDS encoding tail fiber protein — protein sequence MKKSKKKQITRMKKSLFICLLFVISNNIYAQYAYDGSSQHVFTTNHGTIEIGPFNTSWAHIYTDRPKIIFNKDVYTTTNAFSSYDNDLVLKTKSTERFRINDDSGNVGIGKTNPSQKLDVNGGIQSHSFVLEDPVLGSNSDFTALYREDVGSDNAIVKLRIGDDALGGFNVGYKYWSTGEWVSTFFVNNYGKVGIGTTSPDSKLTVKGNIHAEEVKVDLSVPGPDYVFKEGYDLMSLGETQKFIKKHGHLPNIPSAKEMEENGLELGIMNMKLLEKIEELMLYVIDLKAENLEFKKEIEQLKTIFIKKNR from the coding sequence TTGAAAAAAAGCAAAAAAAAACAAATTACTAGAATGAAAAAAAGCCTTTTTATATGTCTGTTGTTTGTAATATCCAATAATATATATGCTCAGTATGCCTATGATGGTTCTAGTCAACATGTATTTACAACCAATCATGGTACTATTGAAATTGGACCATTTAATACGTCGTGGGCACATATTTATACCGATAGACCAAAAATTATTTTTAATAAGGATGTGTATACCACAACTAACGCTTTCTCTTCTTATGATAATGATTTGGTGCTAAAGACGAAAAGTACGGAACGGTTCCGTATAAATGATGATAGTGGTAATGTGGGTATCGGAAAAACGAATCCCTCTCAAAAACTTGATGTTAATGGAGGTATACAATCACATAGTTTTGTTTTAGAAGATCCTGTGTTAGGATCTAATTCAGATTTTACTGCATTGTACAGAGAAGACGTAGGAAGCGATAATGCAATTGTAAAACTAAGAATTGGTGATGATGCATTAGGAGGTTTTAATGTAGGATATAAATATTGGAGTACAGGTGAATGGGTTTCTACTTTTTTTGTCAATAATTATGGTAAAGTTGGGATAGGTACTACCTCACCGGACTCCAAACTTACCGTCAAAGGGAACATCCATGCAGAAGAGGTTAAGGTTGATCTTTCTGTTCCAGGTCCAGATTATGTATTTAAAGAAGGATATGATCTTATGTCATTAGGAGAAACCCAAAAATTCATCAAAAAACATGGGCATTTACCAAATATTCCTTCCGCCAAGGAAATGGAAGAAAATGGGTTAGAACTAGGGATTATGAATATGAAGTTATTAGAGAAGATTGAAGAATTAATGTTATATGTAATTGATTTAAAAGCTGAAAATCTGGAATTTAAAAAGGAAATAGAACAACTTAAAACGATTTTTATTAAAAAAAACAGGTAA
- a CDS encoding interleukin-like EMT inducer domain-containing protein: MSKVKLTILVALITLGSFAQTSLYVRGTSYNYSQNRIVKLDNVPIVNSGGRGLSLTIIDAFTHQHLSSTNYDTYGNTSASDNLAIALNNLKRGQIGILTSYDAWENAVTNNLKIAARRLGLFKLGGGLASGSRRSYAAIFRGSGTNINNSTPNHIAYEIMQSNNSESEYAVIATWLIDDAFIGNNITNALVTGDGNTIGAALLVDHLGNVGIGTNSPDAKLTVKGNIHTSEVKVDLSVPGPDYVFKEDYNLRSLEETQKYIKENGHLPNVPSAKEMEENGVDLGMMNMKLLEKIEELTLYIIDIKNNYQSSIDNLQKQINVLKNEK; the protein is encoded by the coding sequence ATGAGTAAAGTAAAATTAACAATTTTAGTTGCATTAATAACTTTAGGTTCTTTTGCCCAAACGAGCCTTTATGTAAGAGGTACTTCTTATAATTATTCTCAAAACCGAATTGTAAAACTAGACAATGTACCCATTGTCAATTCAGGGGGAAGAGGGCTTAGTTTAACAATTATTGATGCATTTACACATCAACATCTTTCTTCTACCAATTATGATACATATGGTAATACTTCAGCATCAGATAATTTGGCAATAGCTCTTAATAATTTAAAAAGAGGACAAATAGGCATTCTTACATCTTATGATGCTTGGGAAAATGCTGTTACTAACAACCTTAAAATAGCAGCAAGACGTTTAGGTTTATTTAAATTAGGTGGAGGACTAGCCTCAGGATCCCGACGCTCATATGCTGCAATTTTCAGGGGCTCAGGAACCAATATTAATAATAGCACCCCTAATCATATTGCTTATGAGATAATGCAATCTAATAATTCAGAATCTGAGTACGCTGTTATAGCCACTTGGCTTATAGACGACGCTTTTATAGGAAATAACATAACCAATGCCTTAGTGACAGGTGATGGTAACACTATTGGGGCTGCTTTATTAGTGGATCATCTAGGAAATGTTGGGATAGGGACAAATAGCCCAGATGCCAAACTCACTGTAAAAGGGAACATTCATACGAGTGAGGTTAAAGTAGATCTTTCTGTTCCTGGTCCTGATTATGTTTTCAAAGAGGATTACAATTTAAGGTCTTTGGAAGAAACTCAAAAATACATCAAAGAAAACGGGCATTTACCAAACGTACCCTCTGCTAAGGAAATGGAGGAGAATGGGGTAGATCTTGGTATGATGAACATGAAATTGTTGGAGAAAATCGAGGAGTTGACGCTTTATATTATTGATATAAAAAACAATTATCAAAGCAGCATAGATAATTTACAGAAACAAATTAATGTATTAAAGAATGAGAAATAA
- a CDS encoding RHS repeat domain-containing protein — MRNNKVNLFLSIYILIGLLNLYAQTDLPKIIPLSPNASSIAKYGEIPVSNFTGIPNIEIPLYTINSGELNLPISLSYHAGGNKVESISSWVGLGWSLSSIPSISRSVRGIPDEDGGGYFYKYSGKTIQDIAELDPNNNLWNTFRYDLYNGLADSEPDIFYYNLPNESGKFFFDQESTIFNTYPKSNIKILKVGENFRITTKDGLEYILDKIETTQANNDLPIKSTWYASKMISPTKMDTVHFNYREESHTTKTRNVVTKYHYLSGVNAGLPNNNNSILTINVTKAKVLESIIFKNGQIVFNKQNQEREDLQGGYNLDNISIYNNAGLIRKFDFVTRYITGNGGAGSGTPCYNADSYSKKWMFLDRIRQVAPNTNEVLEHQFAYNEVYSPPCRFSAAQDYWGFYNGKNSNESLTPTYYLPNTSPPVRIQAADRGIDPTKSKFGILKTITYPTKGYSEFDFENNSAYTDEIQVQYDTNQKILSGEEFIEFGQSIPESNSFEVTFTINNPPDLFLNNNNSEGGSNTRFIIEFPGCNISQNASNCARFTVKGITNSIPTTDIYDSNYDPPYDRSLFLPNGTYQMKASFNQSPPNYQDFIFIAEWDIIKNTQAENKYVGGLRINEIRNYPNSSALPMVKKYKYTTDYTSTRSSGDIFSVPNFSHSDGIIYYSGQSNGGETATYLLRVRSTSNIQQVTHSGSSVGYKKVFEETTDANQTGYIEYSFSHSRDISAGGFPYPPEKSREVYRGLPIEKKLYKKSGNVFNMVQKNSWEYSDVPFVFSGKSKYSLGMKWGNDILFNNQSGANAQAQVVDFYTVDVGWNDLVREINTTYHGNDSIQKVTNYYYNNADHLLKSRMDVSDSRGKLLITDYKYPQDIPNPSVAISGLITQNRIAEVIETKSYYDNNNNGVLDLNELLSNQQNDFKVWDSNLISIESLKTSKGNSPLEPRIVYHAYDERGNPLEVSKAEGPSTCYIWGYNKQYPVAKIENARYTQIEALPGFGQNFSLGTGTLNSTQLQTLRSHSSMLGSMVTTYTYNPGVGITSITDTKGLKVTYEYDDFNRLKAVKDANGNLLSENQYKYKNQ, encoded by the coding sequence ATGAGAAATAATAAGGTTAATTTATTTTTAAGTATTTACATATTAATTGGCTTACTAAATCTTTATGCCCAAACTGATTTACCTAAGATTATTCCATTAAGCCCAAACGCATCTTCAATTGCCAAATATGGTGAAATACCAGTAAGTAATTTTACAGGCATCCCCAATATTGAAATCCCTCTTTACACTATTAATTCAGGTGAGCTTAACCTTCCAATTTCGTTAAGTTATCATGCAGGAGGGAATAAGGTAGAAAGTATTTCCTCCTGGGTAGGATTAGGATGGTCTTTAAGTTCAATACCATCAATTTCAAGAAGTGTACGCGGGATTCCTGATGAAGATGGTGGAGGTTATTTTTACAAATATAGTGGTAAGACTATTCAAGATATTGCTGAATTAGATCCAAATAATAATTTATGGAATACCTTTAGGTATGATCTTTACAATGGTTTGGCAGATTCTGAACCAGATATTTTTTATTATAATCTTCCAAATGAAAGCGGTAAGTTTTTCTTTGACCAAGAATCAACAATATTTAATACATATCCCAAATCCAATATAAAAATTCTAAAAGTGGGTGAAAATTTTAGAATTACAACAAAGGATGGTTTGGAATATATTTTAGATAAAATCGAAACAACCCAGGCGAATAACGATTTGCCTATAAAAAGTACTTGGTATGCTTCAAAAATGATATCACCCACTAAAATGGATACTGTACATTTTAATTATAGAGAGGAGAGTCATACAACCAAAACAAGAAATGTCGTAACAAAATATCATTATTTAAGCGGTGTAAATGCAGGATTACCAAATAATAATAATAGTATTCTTACGATAAATGTCACTAAAGCTAAGGTACTTGAATCAATCATTTTTAAAAATGGACAAATAGTATTCAATAAGCAAAACCAAGAACGTGAGGACCTTCAGGGCGGATATAACTTAGATAACATTTCTATCTACAATAACGCTGGGCTTATTCGTAAATTTGATTTTGTAACTAGATATATTACAGGAAATGGTGGTGCAGGGTCTGGGACTCCTTGCTATAACGCAGATAGTTACAGTAAAAAATGGATGTTTTTAGATAGAATTAGGCAAGTCGCCCCAAATACAAATGAAGTATTGGAGCATCAATTCGCTTATAATGAAGTTTACAGTCCTCCTTGTAGATTTAGTGCAGCTCAAGATTATTGGGGGTTTTACAACGGTAAAAATTCCAATGAAAGTTTAACCCCTACCTATTATTTGCCAAATACAAGCCCACCTGTCCGTATACAAGCGGCGGACAGAGGCATTGACCCAACTAAATCAAAATTTGGTATTTTGAAGACGATAACTTATCCCACGAAAGGTTATTCAGAATTCGACTTTGAAAACAATAGCGCGTATACCGATGAAATCCAAGTTCAATATGATACAAATCAAAAAATACTATCCGGAGAAGAGTTTATAGAGTTTGGTCAATCTATTCCTGAATCCAACTCTTTTGAAGTGACATTTACAATCAATAATCCACCTGATTTATTTTTGAACAATAACAATTCGGAAGGCGGATCAAATACACGATTTATTATAGAATTTCCAGGATGTAATATAAGCCAAAATGCAAGCAATTGTGCTCGGTTTACAGTAAAGGGAATAACTAATTCTATCCCAACCACAGATATATACGATTCAAATTATGATCCACCATATGATAGGTCATTATTTTTACCAAATGGTACTTATCAAATGAAGGCTAGTTTTAATCAATCACCTCCAAACTACCAAGATTTTATATTTATTGCAGAGTGGGATATTATTAAAAATACCCAAGCTGAAAATAAGTATGTTGGTGGGCTACGAATAAATGAGATAAGGAATTACCCCAATTCATCAGCTCTGCCAATGGTAAAAAAATACAAGTATACTACCGACTACACCTCTACGAGATCCTCTGGTGATATTTTTAGCGTCCCAAATTTTAGTCATTCGGACGGAATTATTTATTATAGTGGACAATCTAATGGTGGTGAGACAGCTACTTATCTTTTAAGAGTGAGATCTACCAGTAATATCCAACAAGTTACACATTCTGGCTCATCAGTTGGTTACAAAAAAGTTTTTGAGGAAACGACTGATGCCAATCAAACAGGTTATATTGAGTATTCATTCTCTCACTCAAGGGATATTTCCGCTGGAGGCTTCCCTTATCCACCGGAAAAAAGTAGAGAAGTTTATCGCGGGCTTCCAATTGAAAAAAAATTATACAAAAAATCTGGAAATGTATTTAACATGGTTCAGAAAAACTCTTGGGAGTATTCCGACGTTCCTTTTGTATTTAGTGGAAAATCTAAGTATTCACTTGGTATGAAGTGGGGCAACGACATTCTATTTAATAATCAATCTGGTGCAAATGCACAAGCTCAAGTAGTGGACTTTTATACCGTTGATGTTGGTTGGAATGATTTGGTCCGTGAGATTAATACCACATATCACGGGAATGATTCGATACAAAAAGTAACTAATTATTATTATAACAATGCCGACCATTTACTGAAAAGTAGAATGGACGTGAGTGATAGTAGAGGTAAATTATTGATTACAGATTATAAGTACCCCCAAGACATACCTAATCCAAGTGTTGCTATCTCTGGATTGATAACTCAAAATAGAATAGCCGAAGTCATAGAAACAAAAAGTTATTATGACAATAACAACAACGGTGTTTTGGATTTAAATGAATTATTATCCAACCAGCAAAATGATTTTAAAGTATGGGACTCCAATTTGATTTCAATAGAATCGTTAAAGACATCGAAAGGAAACAGTCCATTAGAGCCAAGAATAGTTTATCACGCCTATGATGAGCGAGGAAACCCATTAGAGGTTTCAAAAGCAGAAGGTCCTTCTACATGTTATATTTGGGGTTATAATAAACAATATCCTGTAGCAAAAATAGAGAATGCCAGATACACTCAAATTGAAGCATTACCAGGTTTTGGCCAGAATTTTTCGTTAGGAACTGGCACCTTGAATTCCACTCAATTACAAACCCTTCGCAGTCATTCATCTATGCTAGGTTCAATGGTCACTACGTATACCTATAATCCTGGTGTTGGCATCACCAGTATTACTGATACAAAAGGTTTAAAAGTTACCTATGAATATGATGACTTTAATCGATTAAAAGCTGTAAAGGATGCAAACGGTAATTTATTGTCAGAAAATCAATATAAATACAAAAACCAATAG